Proteins encoded by one window of Archaeoglobus veneficus SNP6:
- a CDS encoding RusA family crossover junction endodeoxyribonuclease, producing MVIKTSNKTKKEIIKEIKTNLKSWMENPLFEEIRKAQLDVAIVAFVPKSRVKNQDVDNISKIVLDTLKKDKQDPSSPYLFVDDSQVVRLLVYKKPCEAIEGYETSTLIISFRKHDPSKQMILVEKTVI from the coding sequence ATTGTTATTAAAACCTCAAACAAGACTAAAAAAGAGATAATCAAAGAGATAAAGACCAATTTAAAAAGTTGGATGGAGAACCCCTTGTTTGAAGAGATAAGAAAAGCACAGTTAGATGTTGCGATTGTCGCTTTTGTTCCAAAGTCAAGAGTCAAGAACCAGGATGTAGACAATATCTCCAAAATTGTTTTAGACACTCTTAAGAAAGATAAACAAGATCCTAGCAGTCCATATCTGTTTGTGGACGATTCTCAGGTCGTCCGATTATTGGTGTATAAAAAACCCTGTGAAGCCATAGAGGGTTACGAAACCTCGACTTTGATAATTTCTTTTAGAAAGCATGATCCATCAAAGCAGATGATCCTTGTGGAAAAGACAGTAATTTAA